In Onychostoma macrolepis isolate SWU-2019 chromosome 14, ASM1243209v1, whole genome shotgun sequence, a single window of DNA contains:
- the myoz3a gene encoding myozenin-2: MQTAQRSLTKQRQQQAMILSREAKGGLNLGKKISIPRDVMMEELNLNTNRGSIMFQERQRRVERFTLENSANAPSVLYNNMEQNQNQNQNHMMTDMQGGKENLLYPVAGKHSLVTTLKNTVAKKGSPNILAPGYSGPLREIPREKFNATVIPKSYCSPWQEALGENEELVSSLNSQIAELPQKLPPANYRCFNRAAVPFGGPVRSQRVIPVIGFEALETPNLSGMTLATMSKRRNFNRAPRGWGIGYSPESNDL; encoded by the exons ATGCAGACGGCACAACGTAGTCTCACCAAACAGAGACAGCAGCAGGCCATGATCCTGAGCAGAGAGGCAAAGGGAg gtCTGAACCTTGGGAAGAAGATCAGCATTCCTAGGGATGTGATGATGGAGGAGCTGAACCTGAACACCAACAGAGGATCCATCATGTTCCAGGAGCGCCAGAGGAGAGTGGAGAGATTCACGCTGGAGAACTCAGCAAACGCTCCCTCCGTCTTATAC AACAACATGGAACAGAACCAGAACCAGAACCAGAACCACATGATGACAGACATGCAGGGAGGGAAAGAAAACCTGCTGTATCCAGTGGCCGGTAAACACAGCCTCGTCACCACCCTCAAGAACACAGTGGCCAAGAAAGGAAGCCCAAACATCCTGGCACCAG GCTACTCTGGACCGCTTAGAGAGATCCCTCGAGAGAAATTCAACGCCACAGTGATCCCGAAGTCTTATTGTTCACCGTGGCAGGAAGCCCTGGGAGAAAATGAAGAGCTTGTGTCTTCACTCAACTCTCAGATAGCGGAGCTGCCACAGAAACTCCCGCCAGCGAACTACAGGTGCTTTAACAG AGCTGCAGTGCCATTTGGAGGTCCTGTGCGCAGTCAGAGGGTGATTCCTGTTATTGGCTTCGAAGCTCTGGAGACTCCAAATCTTTCTGGCATGACCTTGGCCACCATGTCCAAACGACGCAACTTCAACAGAGCCCCGCGGGGATGGGGCATCGGATACTCACCCGAGTCAAATGACCTGTGA